The Thalassotalea psychrophila genome window below encodes:
- a CDS encoding amidohydrolase family protein, whose translation MPVVDMHTHFLPKQWPDLAEKFGGGEWPSMRHTTPGKAMLMQGGKDFRPVYEACWDPAVRLAEMDRDNVDIQIMSATPILFSYAKQAKHAHECAKIFNDLALDICSHDNNRLKALAQVPLQDIDKSCEEVSRAVKNGHVGVQIGNHVGDKNLDNEGLVTFLQHCASENIPVLVHPWDMLGGDRMPKYMLQWLVAMPAETQLSILSLILSGAFERISKDLKLCFAHGGGSFAFQIGRVDNAWKHRDIVREDCPNLPSSYCDRFSVDSAVFSDDSLQLLTNVMGDDRVMLGSDSPFPLGEQRVGTLVRENKMLSETSKQKILGANAASFFNL comes from the coding sequence ATGCCAGTAGTAGATATGCACACCCACTTTTTGCCAAAGCAATGGCCTGATTTAGCTGAAAAATTTGGCGGCGGCGAATGGCCATCAATGAGACATACCACACCAGGTAAAGCAATGTTAATGCAAGGTGGTAAAGATTTTCGCCCTGTTTATGAAGCGTGTTGGGATCCGGCCGTACGATTAGCCGAGATGGATCGAGATAATGTTGATATTCAAATAATGAGTGCCACACCAATTTTGTTTTCTTATGCTAAACAAGCAAAACATGCCCATGAATGTGCAAAAATATTTAATGATTTAGCGTTAGACATTTGTAGCCATGACAACAATCGTTTGAAAGCGCTAGCACAAGTGCCTTTACAAGATATCGATAAATCTTGTGAAGAAGTTAGTCGCGCCGTTAAAAATGGTCATGTTGGTGTACAAATTGGTAATCATGTTGGCGATAAAAACCTTGATAACGAAGGTCTCGTAACATTTTTACAGCATTGTGCCAGTGAAAATATTCCTGTACTAGTACACCCTTGGGACATGCTTGGTGGTGACCGTATGCCTAAGTACATGTTGCAATGGTTAGTTGCAATGCCGGCTGAAACTCAATTATCAATTTTATCATTAATTTTGTCGGGGGCATTTGAGCGAATTTCAAAAGATTTAAAACTATGTTTTGCACATGGTGGCGGAAGTTTCGCATTTCAAATTGGTCGAGTAGATAATGCTTGGAAACATCGCGATATTGTTCGCGAAGATTGTCCTAACTTGCCATCATCTTATTGTGATCGTTTTTCTGTAGATTCTGCCGTATTCAGTGATGATTCATTGCAACTATTAACGAATGTTATGGGTGATGATCGAGTAATGCTTGGCTCTGATTCACCATTTCCATTAGGTGAACAACGCGTGGGGACGTTAGTACGCGAAAATAAAATGCTATCTGAAACCTCTAAGCAAAAGATCCTCGGAGCTAATGCTGCTTCATTCTTTAATTTATAA
- a CDS encoding endonuclease/exonuclease/phosphatase family protein: MSFNIRVPNDKFPNNWILRRHLVDNVLHKHQPDIIGFQEMKIEQREYLLTLHPQYIDIGRGRNKDGSGEASPIFINHKRFELLASDTEWYSDTPQIPGSSHWGNKHLRNFSWAKLLDKYTQRSMVIYNSHWGYSQKFHQKAAKLLLEKIGGSAVNMPVFIIGDFNALPNFKGLALLTKPSKEQTLADTWRETSVDKQGFTFHDFTGVGYKRLDYIFANQYIKTIEPTTVIKDTWYKRWPSDHFPVMGKFKIH; encoded by the coding sequence ATGTCTTTTAATATCCGTGTTCCTAACGATAAATTTCCTAATAATTGGATACTAAGAAGGCACTTGGTTGATAACGTACTGCACAAACATCAACCGGATATTATCGGTTTTCAGGAAATGAAAATCGAACAAAGAGAGTACTTGCTTACATTACACCCTCAGTACATTGATATCGGCAGAGGCCGAAATAAAGATGGTAGTGGTGAGGCCAGCCCAATATTTATTAATCATAAAAGGTTTGAGTTGCTTGCCTCCGATACTGAATGGTACTCAGACACTCCACAAATTCCAGGAAGTTCACATTGGGGCAATAAACATTTACGAAACTTTAGTTGGGCAAAGTTACTAGACAAATACACCCAAAGGTCGATGGTTATATACAACAGCCATTGGGGATATAGTCAAAAGTTTCATCAAAAAGCAGCTAAATTGTTACTTGAGAAGATTGGTGGTTCAGCTGTAAATATGCCGGTATTTATTATTGGTGATTTTAATGCATTACCAAATTTTAAAGGCTTGGCATTACTCACAAAACCGAGCAAAGAACAGACATTGGCTGATACATGGCGAGAAACCAGTGTAGATAAGCAAGGCTTTACTTTTCATGATTTTACTGGCGTCGGTTACAAACGATTAGATTATATTTTTGCCAATCAATACATTAAAACTATTGAGCCAACCACGGTCATTAAAGATACTTGGTATAAGCGTTGGCCTTCCGATCATTTTCCGGTAATGGGAAAATTTAAAATCCATTAA
- the nusB gene encoding transcription antitermination factor NusB, translating to MKPTPRRKAREIAVQAIYSWQLSQNDISEIEANFIADNAKRRFEAAYFSQLLRGVATHVGEIDDAIRPLVDRPLEDVDQIEKAILRVGVFELRDCKEVPYKVVINEAIELAKAFATDDSHKFVNGVLDKVVKTFRPEE from the coding sequence GTGAAACCAACTCCTAGAAGAAAAGCCCGTGAAATTGCTGTACAAGCAATTTATTCATGGCAATTATCACAAAACGATATTAGTGAAATAGAAGCAAATTTTATTGCAGATAACGCTAAACGCCGTTTTGAGGCAGCATATTTTTCACAATTATTACGTGGTGTTGCTACTCACGTAGGTGAAATTGATGACGCTATTCGACCATTAGTTGATCGTCCTCTTGAAGACGTCGATCAAATTGAAAAAGCTATTCTACGAGTTGGTGTTTTTGAACTTCGTGATTGTAAAGAAGTTCCTTATAAAGTCGTTATTAACGAAGCTATTGAACTTGCAAAAGCATTTGCAACTGACGATAGTCACAAATTTGTAAATGGCGTACTTGATAAAGTCGTTAAAACATTTCGTCCAGAAGAATAA
- a CDS encoding electron transfer flavoprotein subunit beta/FixA family protein — MKVLVPIKRVIDYNVKVRVKPDNSNVDLTNVKMAINPFCEIAVEEAVRLKEAGIATEIVAVSIGDKSCQEQLRTALALGADRAIQIDTDQNLDSINVAKLLQKVVEEEQPQLVLLGKQAIDSDNNQTGQMLGALTGMPQGTFASIVKVDGDNVNVTREVDGGLQTVALTLPAIVTTDLRLNEPRYASLPNIMKAKRKPLDVKTAADFGIDLSPRTTLVKVTPPAERQAGIIVESIEELVEKLKNEAKVI, encoded by the coding sequence ATGAAAGTACTTGTTCCTATCAAGCGCGTAATTGACTATAACGTCAAGGTTCGTGTTAAGCCTGATAATTCAAACGTTGATTTAACCAACGTTAAAATGGCAATCAACCCATTCTGTGAAATTGCAGTTGAAGAAGCCGTTCGTTTAAAAGAAGCAGGCATTGCAACTGAAATTGTTGCTGTATCTATTGGTGACAAATCTTGCCAAGAACAATTACGTACTGCATTAGCATTAGGTGCTGATCGTGCGATTCAAATTGATACAGACCAAAATCTAGATTCAATTAACGTTGCTAAACTTTTACAAAAAGTTGTTGAAGAAGAGCAGCCACAACTTGTTTTACTTGGTAAGCAAGCAATTGACTCAGACAATAACCAAACTGGCCAAATGTTAGGTGCTCTAACTGGTATGCCACAAGGTACATTTGCATCAATCGTTAAAGTTGATGGCGATAACGTTAACGTTACTCGTGAAGTAGATGGCGGCTTACAAACTGTTGCTCTTACCCTTCCAGCTATCGTTACTACCGATTTACGTTTGAACGAGCCACGTTATGCATCTCTTCCTAACATTATGAAAGCTAAACGTAAGCCTCTAGATGTTAAAACAGCTGCTGATTTCGGTATCGATTTAAGCCCTCGTACTACGTTGGTTAAAGTTACTCCTCCTGCAGAGCGTCAAGCTGGCATAATTGTTGAGTCAATCGAAGAGTTAGTAGAAAAATTAAAAAATGAAGCGAAGGTGATCTAA
- a CDS encoding fumarylacetoacetate hydrolase family protein codes for MKNINFANKEISPSKVVCIGRNYVDHIHELGNEVPDNMVVFNKPNSAISTELHSFHQEQLHYEGELCFLVKGGEFVAVGFGLDLTKRGLQSKLKAKGLPWERAKSFNGAAVLSDFVAIDSIDDNLYLELTIDSELVQQGGVSLMMYKPNEILKELKTFMDLEDGDVVMTGTPKGVGEVRKGSHFKGKVINGTETLLAKSWHAV; via the coding sequence GTGAAGAACATTAACTTTGCAAACAAAGAAATAAGCCCATCCAAAGTAGTGTGTATTGGCAGAAACTATGTTGATCATATTCATGAGTTAGGCAATGAAGTACCCGACAATATGGTGGTATTCAATAAGCCTAATTCAGCAATATCAACAGAGTTGCATTCCTTTCATCAAGAACAGTTACACTATGAAGGTGAGCTATGTTTCTTAGTTAAAGGTGGTGAATTTGTTGCTGTAGGTTTTGGCCTTGATTTAACCAAACGAGGTTTGCAGTCAAAACTTAAAGCTAAAGGCTTACCTTGGGAACGTGCTAAATCATTTAATGGCGCTGCAGTATTGAGTGACTTTGTTGCCATAGATTCTATTGATGATAATTTGTATCTAGAATTAACTATTGATAGCGAATTAGTACAGCAAGGTGGAGTGTCGCTGATGATGTATAAGCCGAATGAAATCTTAAAAGAACTGAAAACCTTTATGGATCTAGAAGATGGAGATGTGGTTATGACAGGCACACCTAAAGGCGTAGGTGAAGTTAGAAAAGGCTCTCATTTTAAAGGAAAGGTAATCAACGGAACGGAAACTTTGTTGGCTAAATCTTGGCATGCAGTATAG
- a CDS encoding electron transfer flavoprotein subunit alpha/FixB family protein has product MSILVIAEHDNASLKADTLKTVAAAAAIGGDIHVLVAGANCGVAAEEAAKAAGVSKVLVADNAAYENQLAENVSLLITELAGDYSHILANASTTGKNFMPRVAALLDVAQISEIIAVESADTFVRPIYAGNAIATVQSLDATKVITVRSTGFDAVEATGSAEVVALSNVTDAGTSSYVGAELTVSERPDLGAASVVISGGRGMQNGENFQLLDGIADKLGAAIGASRAAVDAGFVPNDMQVGQTGKIVAPDLYIAVGISGAIQHLAGMKDSKVIVAINKDPEAPIFQVADYGLVADLFDALPELESAL; this is encoded by the coding sequence ATGTCTATTTTAGTAATTGCAGAACATGACAATGCAAGCCTTAAGGCTGACACATTAAAAACTGTTGCAGCTGCTGCTGCAATTGGTGGTGATATTCACGTACTAGTTGCTGGTGCTAACTGTGGCGTTGCTGCAGAAGAAGCGGCTAAAGCTGCTGGCGTTAGCAAAGTGCTAGTTGCTGATAACGCTGCATACGAAAATCAACTTGCTGAAAACGTAAGTTTATTAATCACAGAATTAGCTGGTGATTACAGCCACATTTTAGCAAATGCTTCAACAACTGGTAAAAACTTTATGCCACGTGTTGCTGCTCTTTTAGATGTTGCGCAAATATCTGAAATCATTGCTGTAGAAAGTGCCGATACATTTGTTCGTCCTATCTATGCTGGTAACGCTATTGCAACTGTACAATCTTTAGATGCAACTAAAGTTATCACTGTTCGCTCTACAGGTTTTGATGCAGTAGAAGCTACAGGCTCTGCTGAAGTTGTTGCGTTAAGCAATGTTACAGATGCTGGCACTTCAAGTTATGTAGGTGCCGAGCTTACTGTTTCTGAACGCCCTGACTTAGGTGCTGCTAGCGTAGTTATCTCTGGTGGTCGCGGTATGCAAAACGGAGAGAACTTCCAACTTCTTGACGGCATTGCCGACAAACTTGGCGCAGCAATTGGTGCTTCACGTGCTGCTGTTGATGCTGGTTTCGTTCCTAACGACATGCAAGTTGGTCAAACAGGTAAAATAGTTGCTCCAGACCTATACATTGCTGTAGGTATTTCAGGTGCAATTCAGCATTTAGCTGGTATGAAAGACTCTAAGGTTATTGTTGCAATCAACAAAGATCCTGAAGCGCCTATCTTCCAAGTTGCTGATTACGGTTTAGTTGCAGACTTATTCGATGCTCTTCCAGAGTTAGAAAGCGCTTTATAA
- a CDS encoding RidA family protein, translating into MTTTNINNAADSQVIAGKAKPRGKFPHYKRAGDFIYVSGTSSRLPDNSFVGVEVDEMGATNLSIKAQTRAVIDNIGEILKAAGADLSNVVEVSSYLVNMNDFAGYNQVYSEYFNESGPARTTVAVHQLPHPHLLIEIKVVAYKPL; encoded by the coding sequence ATGACTACAACAAATATAAACAATGCGGCAGACAGCCAGGTAATTGCTGGTAAAGCCAAACCTCGCGGTAAGTTTCCGCATTATAAACGTGCGGGTGATTTTATTTACGTTTCGGGCACGAGTTCACGCTTACCTGACAATAGTTTTGTCGGTGTTGAAGTTGATGAAATGGGCGCGACAAATTTATCGATAAAGGCACAAACGAGAGCCGTAATTGACAACATTGGCGAAATTTTAAAAGCCGCTGGCGCAGATTTATCTAACGTGGTTGAAGTCAGTAGTTACTTGGTAAATATGAATGATTTTGCTGGTTATAACCAAGTATACAGTGAGTATTTTAATGAATCAGGACCTGCTAGAACAACAGTCGCTGTGCATCAATTACCGCACCCACATTTGTTAATAGAAATAAAAGTTGTTGCTTACAAACCGCTTTAA
- a CDS encoding phosphatidylglycerophosphatase A family protein produces MTKKSASELFNIKDPVHFLALGFGSGLSPKAPGTMGTLAAIPLYLLCSQLSLNVFIAITVFISIVGIWICDKASKDAGVHDHGAIVWDEIAGFFITMIAVPATWQTIIVGFIFFRILDIAKPWPISIADKKVGGGFGIMLDDIIAGILACVLMHLIF; encoded by the coding sequence ATGACTAAAAAAAGCGCCAGTGAATTATTTAATATAAAAGATCCTGTGCATTTTTTAGCGTTAGGTTTTGGTAGCGGCTTAAGCCCAAAAGCCCCTGGTACTATGGGTACACTAGCTGCTATTCCCTTGTACCTATTATGCTCACAACTTTCTTTAAACGTATTTATCGCAATAACTGTTTTTATTTCAATCGTAGGGATTTGGATCTGTGACAAAGCATCAAAAGACGCTGGCGTACACGATCATGGTGCAATTGTATGGGATGAAATCGCCGGTTTCTTCATTACCATGATAGCTGTTCCTGCTACTTGGCAAACAATAATTGTAGGCTTTATCTTCTTTCGTATTCTCGATATCGCCAAACCTTGGCCAATATCTATTGCAGACAAAAAAGTCGGCGGCGGCTTTGGCATCATGCTAGACGACATTATCGCAGGCATTCTGGCTTGTGTGTTGATGCATTTAATCTTTTAA
- the ribH gene encoding 6,7-dimethyl-8-ribityllumazine synthase, which translates to MNVIEGSFVASGKKFAIVVSRFNSFVVESLLEGAVDALKRHGNVADADITIVRVPGAYELPVAAKRIAAKGGYDAVIAIGAVIRGGTPHFDFVAGECNKGLAQVAMEFDIPVAFGVITVDSIEQAIERSGTKAGNKGAEAALSALEMVNVLDQL; encoded by the coding sequence ATGAATGTAATTGAAGGCTCATTTGTAGCGTCTGGCAAAAAGTTTGCCATTGTTGTTTCACGTTTTAACAGCTTCGTAGTAGAAAGCTTATTAGAAGGTGCAGTTGACGCACTTAAACGTCACGGTAATGTTGCGGATGCAGATATTACTATTGTTCGTGTTCCTGGTGCATATGAGTTACCTGTTGCAGCAAAACGTATTGCTGCTAAAGGCGGTTATGACGCAGTTATTGCTATTGGCGCAGTAATTCGTGGTGGCACACCACACTTTGATTTTGTTGCTGGCGAATGTAACAAAGGTTTAGCACAAGTTGCGATGGAATTTGATATCCCAGTTGCATTTGGTGTTATTACAGTAGATTCAATTGAACAAGCGATCGAACGTTCTGGTACCAAAGCGGGTAATAAAGGTGCAGAAGCAGCTTTAAGTGCCTTAGAAATGGTTAACGTTTTAGATCAACTATAG
- a CDS encoding DUF6170 family protein: MKFYFSSNQFPQLQTFDFRSRQQIINLATAKLSPLAKFVLNLLKMAILIPPFFMLANVESWYFLVPLVFVLVGYYIVLRPLSLLFIDKHLDKAIGQFESENS; encoded by the coding sequence ATGAAATTCTATTTTTCTTCAAATCAATTTCCACAACTGCAAACATTTGATTTTCGCAGTCGCCAACAAATTATTAATTTAGCTACGGCCAAGTTGTCGCCTTTAGCCAAATTTGTATTAAACCTATTGAAAATGGCAATTTTAATACCACCATTCTTTATGCTGGCTAATGTCGAGTCATGGTACTTTTTAGTACCTTTGGTCTTTGTTTTGGTAGGTTATTATATTGTGCTTAGGCCGCTATCATTACTATTTATTGATAAGCATTTAGACAAAGCTATTGGTCAATTTGAAAGCGAGAATAGCTAG
- the thiL gene encoding thiamine-phosphate kinase has translation MKEFELIKEFFTAQPVSRKDVAMGIGDDCALIRANDNKLIAVTTDTLVAGVHFPLNTPARAVGHKAVAVNLSDIAAMGAEPAWISVAITLPEVDEEWLREFTAGMFELTEYFNVQLIGGDTTQGPLSITITAQGLVPEDKALCRNGAQNGDYLFVTGDFGDAGLALAAINGQIKLNETDFARVKAKLDYPQPQVLVGQMIREFATSAIDVSDGLLADLGHICRASTLGVAINVEDIPLSKALTDNLSAEDAINMALTSGDDYQLIFSVPATNKVGIETAMAHANVAFNCIGQLNTSEEINLTYKKKPFVVKKVGFEHFSVKA, from the coding sequence TTGAAAGAATTTGAACTGATCAAAGAGTTCTTTACTGCTCAGCCTGTGAGCCGTAAAGATGTAGCTATGGGAATAGGTGACGATTGTGCACTTATTCGAGCAAACGATAATAAACTTATCGCTGTTACCACCGACACCTTAGTTGCCGGTGTTCATTTTCCTTTAAATACCCCTGCACGTGCAGTTGGGCATAAAGCGGTAGCGGTAAACTTAAGTGACATTGCTGCTATGGGGGCTGAACCTGCTTGGATCTCCGTTGCTATAACCTTACCTGAAGTTGATGAAGAGTGGTTGCGTGAATTTACTGCTGGTATGTTTGAGTTAACCGAATACTTCAACGTGCAACTTATTGGTGGTGATACCACACAAGGGCCATTAAGTATAACCATTACCGCGCAAGGTTTAGTACCTGAAGATAAAGCACTTTGTCGAAATGGTGCACAAAATGGCGATTACTTGTTTGTTACCGGTGATTTCGGTGATGCTGGTCTAGCACTCGCTGCGATTAATGGTCAAATTAAATTAAATGAAACTGATTTTGCTAGAGTAAAAGCGAAGCTCGATTATCCACAACCACAAGTGCTGGTTGGGCAAATGATCAGAGAGTTTGCTACTTCTGCAATCGATGTTTCTGATGGCCTGTTAGCCGATTTAGGCCATATCTGCCGAGCATCTACACTAGGTGTTGCTATAAATGTTGAAGATATTCCTTTATCAAAAGCACTGACTGATAATTTAAGTGCTGAAGATGCAATAAATATGGCATTAACCTCAGGCGACGATTACCAATTAATTTTCTCAGTACCGGCAACGAACAAAGTCGGTATAGAAACAGCTATGGCCCATGCTAATGTTGCGTTTAATTGTATAGGGCAATTAAATACCTCTGAAGAAATTAATCTTACTTATAAGAAGAAACCATTTGTGGTTAAAAAAGTAGGCTTTGAACATTTTTCAGTGAAAGCTTAA
- a CDS encoding electron transfer flavoprotein-ubiquinone oxidoreductase → MEFDVVIVGAGPSGLSTACKLMQMAQEKDQELMVCVVEKGSEVGAHILSGAVLEPRSMNELFPDWKERGAPLNTPVNGDDIYLLNSSEKGIKLPGFAVPKTMHNDGNYIVSMGNVCRWLAEQAEGMGVEIFPGFPAQDVIYEDGKVAGIITGDMGLDAEGNQKDSYMPGMELRAKYTVFAEGCRGHLGKELISKFNLDADKQPQHYGIGFKEIWDIDPELHQEGLVVHTAGWPLEGDTTGGGYLYHAENNQVFVGLIIDLNYSNPHLSPFDEFQKLKHHPKFSQYLKGGKRVSYGARAIAKGGFNSLPKMTMPGAVLVGCDAGTINFAKIKGNHTAMKSGMLAGETIFNAIAGGDEGGNDLTAYTDNFKASWLYDELYNTRNFGAVMHKLGTFLGGAYNTLDQNFFGGKLPFNFSDNSYDHESLKLASECAVINYAKPDGVLSFDKLSSVFLSNTNHEEEQPCHLKLADMNIPISVNLAKFAEPAQRYCPAGVYEIEEDEAGEKKFVINSQNCIHCKTCDIKDPSQNITWVTPEGTGGPNYPNM, encoded by the coding sequence ATGGAATTTGATGTTGTAATCGTGGGTGCAGGCCCATCTGGTTTATCTACAGCATGTAAATTAATGCAAATGGCACAAGAAAAAGACCAAGAGTTAATGGTTTGTGTTGTTGAGAAAGGCTCTGAAGTTGGTGCTCACATTCTTTCTGGTGCGGTACTTGAGCCTCGTTCGATGAATGAGCTTTTTCCTGATTGGAAAGAACGCGGTGCGCCACTTAATACGCCAGTTAACGGCGATGACATTTATTTATTAAATAGTAGCGAGAAAGGTATTAAATTACCTGGTTTCGCTGTTCCTAAGACTATGCATAACGATGGCAACTACATTGTTTCTATGGGTAATGTTTGTCGATGGTTAGCAGAACAAGCAGAAGGCATGGGCGTTGAGATATTCCCTGGTTTCCCTGCGCAAGACGTGATTTATGAAGACGGTAAAGTTGCCGGCATTATCACTGGCGACATGGGCTTGGATGCTGAAGGTAACCAGAAAGATTCATACATGCCAGGCATGGAGTTACGTGCTAAATACACAGTGTTTGCTGAAGGTTGTCGTGGTCATTTAGGTAAAGAGCTAATAAGCAAGTTCAACTTAGATGCTGATAAACAACCACAACACTACGGTATTGGTTTTAAAGAAATTTGGGATATTGACCCAGAACTTCATCAAGAAGGTTTAGTTGTTCATACTGCTGGTTGGCCACTTGAAGGTGATACAACAGGTGGTGGTTATTTATATCACGCTGAAAACAACCAAGTATTTGTTGGTTTAATCATTGATTTAAATTATTCAAACCCGCATTTAAGCCCGTTTGATGAATTTCAAAAATTAAAGCATCACCCAAAATTTTCACAATACCTTAAAGGTGGTAAACGTGTATCTTACGGTGCCCGAGCTATTGCTAAAGGTGGCTTTAACTCACTACCTAAAATGACTATGCCTGGTGCTGTTTTGGTTGGTTGTGATGCTGGTACGATTAACTTTGCCAAAATCAAAGGTAACCACACTGCAATGAAGTCAGGCATGTTAGCCGGTGAAACTATTTTTAATGCTATTGCTGGCGGTGATGAAGGTGGTAATGATTTAACTGCTTACACTGACAACTTTAAAGCATCATGGTTATATGATGAGTTATACAATACTCGTAACTTTGGTGCAGTAATGCATAAGCTAGGTACGTTCTTAGGTGGTGCTTACAATACCTTAGATCAAAACTTCTTTGGCGGTAAATTGCCATTTAACTTTTCTGATAACAGCTATGATCATGAATCATTAAAACTTGCTTCAGAATGTGCTGTAATTAATTACGCTAAGCCAGATGGTGTACTTAGTTTTGATAAATTGAGCTCGGTATTCTTATCAAATACTAACCACGAAGAAGAGCAGCCTTGCCACTTAAAGCTTGCTGATATGAATATTCCAATTTCAGTAAACTTAGCTAAGTTCGCAGAGCCTGCACAACGTTATTGTCCAGCAGGTGTTTACGAAATAGAAGAAGATGAAGCAGGTGAGAAGAAGTTCGTGATCAACTCACAAAACTGTATCCACTGTAAAACTTGTGATATTAAAGACCCAAGCCAAAACATTACTTGGGTTACACCAGAAGGCACCGGTGGACCGAATTACCCGAATATGTAA
- a CDS encoding 3-hydroxyanthranilate 3,4-dioxygenase: MSNELIDSVSSLRGFNFQQWLQEHEHLLKPPVNNKLIWEDADLMVTVVGGPNERYDYHVDPVEEFFYQFKGNAFLRIMTSKGPEEVHLKEGDIFLLPPFVRHSPQRPEEGSLCLVIEPKRPEGAKDAFEWYCQECNHLVHRAELTLKNISKDLQPVFKTFASDESLRKCPSCNAIHPA; the protein is encoded by the coding sequence ATGAGTAACGAATTAATTGACAGTGTAAGCAGTTTACGTGGCTTTAATTTTCAACAGTGGCTGCAAGAACATGAACACTTATTAAAACCACCAGTGAATAACAAATTGATTTGGGAAGATGCCGATCTGATGGTCACCGTAGTTGGCGGTCCAAATGAACGTTACGACTATCATGTTGACCCGGTTGAAGAGTTTTTCTACCAATTTAAAGGTAATGCTTTTTTACGCATTATGACCTCTAAAGGCCCAGAAGAAGTACACCTAAAAGAAGGTGATATTTTCTTATTACCGCCATTTGTACGCCACTCACCTCAGCGTCCAGAAGAAGGCAGTTTATGTTTAGTTATTGAGCCCAAACGTCCTGAAGGCGCTAAAGATGCCTTCGAGTGGTATTGCCAAGAGTGCAATCACTTAGTACATCGTGCAGAGCTGACATTAAAAAATATTTCGAAAGATTTACAGCCTGTATTTAAAACATTTGCCAGTGATGAGTCACTTCGAAAATGTCCAAGTTGTAATGCCATACACCCAGCATAA
- a CDS encoding translation initiation factor yields MSSLQDQLSNLVYSTDGGRVKEEKPEMDVTPSDGFAHVRRETKGRKGKGVVTITGLGLEAKALKVLAKKLKQTCGTGGTVVGEVIEIQGDKRDVIKSVLEKNGFKVKFIGG; encoded by the coding sequence ATGTCATCACTACAAGATCAATTATCTAACCTTGTTTATTCAACCGATGGTGGTCGAGTAAAAGAAGAAAAGCCAGAAATGGATGTTACTCCATCAGATGGTTTTGCTCATGTGCGCCGAGAAACCAAAGGCCGTAAAGGTAAAGGTGTAGTGACGATAACTGGTTTAGGGTTGGAAGCTAAAGCGTTAAAAGTGTTAGCTAAAAAGCTTAAGCAAACCTGTGGTACGGGTGGTACTGTTGTTGGTGAAGTAATTGAGATTCAAGGTGATAAGCGGGATGTTATTAAAAGCGTTTTAGAAAAAAACGGCTTTAAAGTTAAATTTATTGGTGGTTAA